The Nitrospira sp. CR1.1 genomic sequence TTCCACAAATCGAACAGATACAAGGCCGTAGTGTGAGTGCTCCTGCCGCCGCAGGAAATGCAGCGAGCCATGCAAGCACCTCCGCTGCATTTTTGAACTAAAGTAGAGGCCTCATTTCCGTAATTGCGTATAGAACTGGTAACGGTACCGTACGGGGAATCTTCTTTAAGCGGACATTATTCCTTGAGAGTATAAAGAAGTCTTGCGATACTCTCGCTTGTGTTGAACTTCGGTGTTCGGATGGGGCAATGGGTCGTCCCTTTGGTTAATAGTGACGGGGGGAATTTCCTGTTCAATTCACTTCCTTCTCAGTGTTGTTCCGGGTCGGTGTTCTTCTTCCAAAGACAGTATCCAAAAGGTTGATAGTTCAGTTGCCTGCCAAGAAGCAGCGGGTGCTACAAAGATAAAGGCAGTTCGTTCCGCCTGACAAGACTCCTTTTTCGACCTACTGTGCTACTCTTATATTGGATATATCGTCGGCGCGTATCCATGTCTTCTTATGGGACTATTGTGTCATCGCGTAGGCTGTGCTTCTCGGACTATGCGAATTGAAAGATTGGCTGTGGGAATCCTCCTGCCGTTTGTTACCAACACGTGCAATTGGGAGTAACGTCGGCATGAAGCTGGAGGAGATTGCCCGGAAGTTCGATGAAATCGTGGCCTTCGCCGAGGTGGAACGGTTTATCGATACGCCGGTCAAACATTACTCGAGCGGGGTGTATGTCCGCTTAGGGTTTTCCGAGCTGGTCCACATGGAGCCGGACATTCTGATCGCCGATGAGGTGCTCGCCGTGGGTGACGTGCGCTTCCAGAAGAAGTGCATGGGCAAGATGGAGGATGTGGGGCAGCATGGGCGGACAGAGATTCTCGTCTCCCGCGACATGCCGGCGATCACGCGCATGTGTTCGCAGGCCATTCTGCTGAACAAGGGGACGGTGGTGGAGGCCAGGCCGGCGCATGACGTGGTGAATCACTATCTGCATGCCGGACATGCCCAGCCCTGTGCCGAATGGCCGAACCCGGCTCAAGCCCCGGGCAATGACTCGGTCCGTTTGAGAGCCGTGCGGGTTAGATCCGAAACGGGACAGGCAACGGATGTCATCGATATTCAAAACCTGTGCGAGTAGAAATTAAGGATGACATCCTCAAGCCAGGGCAGATGGTTGGTGCACAATTCGGTTTTAATACTGAAGAAGATGTGATCGCGCATCGCGAACGATCGAGACCCCGCGTGGTCCAGACGTCCTTGTGAGGTGGGTCGGTGTACCAGTACTGCTTGGATTCCAGGCAACTTTCTTTCTGAAGGTACGATGATTATTGGGGGCGGGCTTTTCTCGGAAGACCTTTGGCATGCGCATTGCGACGTGCCAAGAGTTGTGGGTTTTCGTGTAGTCGATCCAGGGACGGGTGATACGGCCAGGGGCGATGTGACGGGACGTTGGGAAGGAGCAGGAAGACCCTTCCTGAAGCGGACTACCGACCACGCGCCTTTGTAGCGGTTCGACAGAACATGCACGTTCACCATTGCTCCATGGGAGTGTTGGCGGAGCGAGGTAGGGTTTGACGGAATGGCCAATGCGTCTCAATCGATGGAGCATAAAAATCCCGGTTGACGAAGCGAGTTGTTGACAAGTTGAACATAGCCGTAGAGCTTGATTCTTGGAGGTATGCACATGAAGGCGGTGATTCTAGCTGGTGGATTGGGAACTCGATTGTCCGAAGAAACCGTCCTCCGTCCAAAACCAATGGTCGAAATTGGTGGGAAACCGATTCTTTGGCACATCATGCAGATACACGCGGCTCATGGAATCACTGAATTTGTGGTGGCATTAGGGTATAAGGGCGAAATGATCAAGGAGTATTTTCTAAACTTCTTTGCGATCAACAATGACTTGTCCGTTGATCTTTCGACGGGCGCGACGACAATCCATGATGGAAACCAACCGAAGTGGGTCGTGCATCTTGCTGATACCGGACAGACGACTATGACCGGTGGAAGGGTAAAGCGGCTGCAGAAATGGCTTCGCGGTGATGATTCCTTTCTCCTCACCTATGGCGACGGTGTCGCCGATATTGATATGAGCAGGTTGCTGGAATTTCATCGCTCGCACGGTAAGCTGGCAACGATGACGTCGGTTCGCTCTCCTGCCCGGTTTGGGCGTATCGGCTTTGAAGGGGATCGTGTAACTGAGTTTTTTGAAAAACCGGAATCCGGTGAAGGTTGGATCAACGGGGGGTTTTTTGTGCTCAGTACCAAGGTGTTGGACTTTATCGACGGTGATGACACCGTGTGGGAGCGAGACCCAGTCGAACGACTGGCGCACGCTGGTGAAATGATGGGTTTCAAACATTACGGGTTTTGGTCCTGCATGGATACCCTAAAGGAAAAATCGTATCTTGAGGAGCTGTGGAACTCCGGAAAAGCCCCTTGGAAAGTTTGGTAACCACAAGTGGTAGCTGATTTTCTGATCATCGGAGGCGGGGTTATCGGTCTGAATATCGCCCGCCATTTGAGACGGCTGTATCCTGGATCATCAGTACACCTTTTAGAGAAAGAGGTAGATTGCGGATTGCACGCCAGCGGGCGCAATAGTGGTGTTCTGCATGCGGGATTTTATTATTCTCCGGATAGCCTTAAGGCAAAATTTACATGGCAGGGGAATCGTCTGCTGACAGAATATTGCGAATCAAAGGGAATCCCTCTGAATAAATGCGGAAAGCTCGTCGTGGCCAAAGATCTGGCCGATCATGCGGGGCTTGATGAGCTTGCCCGAAGAGGACAGTTGAATGGAATTCCGCTGGAGTCGATTTCAGAGGCAGAGGCCAAGACGATTGAGCCGCGAGTGAAAACCTGTGAGCGAGCCTTGTTCTCTCCAGCGACGTCTACGGTGGACCCTACACTAGTGATGGAAGCGATGAAGAACGATGCGCTCAAGGAGGGCGTGCGGATCCACTGCGGAGTCCGTTATCAGAAATGTTCGCAGAATCGTGTGGTGACGACGGCGGGGGTTTTTGAGGCTGGGTACGTAGTCAATGCCGCAGGACTTTATGCCGATCGTATTGCTCGAGAGTTTGGATTCTCGGAACACTACCGCATTCTTCCGTTCAAAGGTCTCTATCTCTATTCCAGCGAACCTGCCAAGGCGATTCGAACAAACATCTACCCCGTACCCGATTTGAAAAATCCCTTCCTCGGCGTGCATTTCACCGTGGCCGCAAGCGGAAAAGTTAAGATCGGGCCTACTGCCATACCGGGACTCTGGCGTGAGCATTACGGTGGAACTGCGAATTTCCGCTGGGATGAATTAGTTGAGGTGGCGCTCAGGGGCATGGGGCTTCTGGTGTCATCGAATTTTGATTTTAAGACCCTCGCGATGCGCGAAATCACAAAATACTCCAAAGCCACGATGGTGTCACTGGCCAGTCAGTTAGCCGAGGGAATCGAGCCGGAGCACTATCAAGTTTGGGGCAAACCAGGGATTCGCGCACAACTTGTCGATATCAAGAAGCGGAAGCTTGAAATGGATTTTGTTTTGGAAGGAGATCGGCATTCCATGCATGTCCTGAATGCAGTGTCTCCTGCCTTTACCTGCTCGCTTCCGTTTTCAGAATACGTCTGTCAGCAAATTACGGCCACACTAAAATGAGAGACACCCGATGAAAATCCTGATTACAGGCAATATGGGTTATATCGGTCCAACTGTCGTGAAGCGGTTAAAGGCATCTTATCCAGCTGTAACCCTCATAGGGCTGGATATGGGGTACTTCGCCACATGCTTGACAGCCAGTCACTATCTTCCTGAGTGCAGAGTGCACACGCAAATATTTGCGGACGTGCGATCTGTGGACAAGAGCATCCTCACGGGCGTTGACGCTGTCGTATATCTTGCGGCGATCTCCAATGATCCCATGGGAGCCTCCTTTGAGGCGATCACGCTGGACGTGAATCATCGTGCTGCAATCTCCTTGGCCGAGCAGGCACGCGCAGCAGGTGCGAAAAGTTTTGTTTTTGCCTCAAGCTGTAGCGTGTATGGATTTGCGGAGGGCGGGGCAAAGACCGAAGAGTCTGAGGTGAATCCGCTTACTGCCTATGCAAAATCAAAGGTAGGAGCGGAGAAAGATCTTGCGACACTTGCCAGTCAAAACTTTGCGGTCACGTGTTTGCGGTTTGCCACTGCATGCGGAATGAGTGAACGGTTGCGTTTGGACTTAGTGCTCAATGATTTTGTCGCCAGCGCAGTAACGGCCAAAAAGATCACTATTCTCAGCGATGGGACTCCCTGGCGCCCATTGATTCACATTCGGGACATGGCCAGAGCGATTGACTGGGGCGTACAGCGAAAATCTTCGGCCGGTGGGGAGTTTTTGTCGGTAAATGTCGGCAGCGATGGGTGGAATTATCAGGTGCGAGATTTGGCGGCTGCTGTGTCAAAAGCCATCCCGAATGTCGAAATATCTATCAATCAAAACGCCCAGCCCGACAAACGATCCTACCGTGTGAGCTTTGAGAAGTTTCGTCGATTGGCTCCCCAGTATCAACCCGAAATGAATTTAGATGACGCAATCGTAGATTTAAAGACGGGGCTCGAAAAGATGGGATTTGCGGACCGTGAGTTTCGAAGCTCACATCTTATTCGTCTCAATATGTTGAAAGATCTTAAGCTGCAAGGATGTCTGTCGGAGGACCTCCGCTGGCTCCCCAATGGTTAAAAGTTTCACACGACGGGCATTCCGGTTAGATTTTCCTTGTGAGTAGATGAGGCTGGTGAGTGGATTGATAAACCCGGGTAAGTTTCAGTGATCCTGGAAGGGGAAGGTGAGGGAAGCGATGGTTATGAAACGCACGACTCGATCGAAGCTGACTACAAGACAGTCACCTAAACAGAAGCGTTCTGTCACTCTTCGCCCTGGCTGTGCTTGTCGGTTTTGCGGAGCTTCTCTCGATAAGACATTCATCGATCTGGGTATGTCACCCCTGGCCAATTCCTATATCAAAGCTGATGAATCCAATAGAATGGAGCCGTTTTACCCATTGCATGTCTATGTCTGTAGCGAGTGTCTACTCGTGCAACTCGAGGAATTCACGAGTCCTCAGAGCATTTTTGGGGATTATGCATATTTTTCCTCGTATTCGGAGAGCTGGTTGGATCATGCGAAACGCTATGTTGAACACGTCAGGGATCGTTTTGCCCTTGGGTCACGACATCATGTCGTGGAAATCGCCAGCAATGACGGCTATCTCTTGCAGTATTTCGTTCAACGTGGAGTGCCGGTGTTAGGAGTCGAACCTGCTGCGAACGTGGCGGCGGTCGCGAAGAAAAAGGGGATTCCGTCAGTCGTGAAGTTTTTTGGAGTCAAAACCGCTCGCGAGTTGGCTAAGAAGAACAAGCGGGCCGATTTGCTGATCGGAAACAATGTGTTGGCGCATGTACCTAATATTAATGATTTCGTTGGAGGTTTGAAGGTTCTTCTGAAGCCGAAGGGCGTCATTACAATGGAGTTTCCTCACCTCATGCAGCTCATGGCAGAAAACCAGTTTGACACCGTCTATCATGAACATTTTTCTTATCTCTCTCTGCTTGCCGTGGAACGGGTCTTCGCCAAGCATGGCTTGACTCTGTTTGATGTGGAGGAGCTCCCCACGCATGGCGGTTCACTGCGGATCTATGCGCGACATAGTAAAGATGTTTCCAAACCTGTAGGTTCGCGAGTGATTGAATTGCGGGAGAGAGAGGAG encodes the following:
- the rfbF gene encoding glucose-1-phosphate cytidylyltransferase; its protein translation is MKAVILAGGLGTRLSEETVLRPKPMVEIGGKPILWHIMQIHAAHGITEFVVALGYKGEMIKEYFLNFFAINNDLSVDLSTGATTIHDGNQPKWVVHLADTGQTTMTGGRVKRLQKWLRGDDSFLLTYGDGVADIDMSRLLEFHRSHGKLATMTSVRSPARFGRIGFEGDRVTEFFEKPESGEGWINGGFFVLSTKVLDFIDGDDTVWERDPVERLAHAGEMMGFKHYGFWSCMDTLKEKSYLEELWNSGKAPWKVW
- the lhgO gene encoding L-2-hydroxyglutarate oxidase yields the protein MVADFLIIGGGVIGLNIARHLRRLYPGSSVHLLEKEVDCGLHASGRNSGVLHAGFYYSPDSLKAKFTWQGNRLLTEYCESKGIPLNKCGKLVVAKDLADHAGLDELARRGQLNGIPLESISEAEAKTIEPRVKTCERALFSPATSTVDPTLVMEAMKNDALKEGVRIHCGVRYQKCSQNRVVTTAGVFEAGYVVNAAGLYADRIAREFGFSEHYRILPFKGLYLYSSEPAKAIRTNIYPVPDLKNPFLGVHFTVAASGKVKIGPTAIPGLWREHYGGTANFRWDELVEVALRGMGLLVSSNFDFKTLAMREITKYSKATMVSLASQLAEGIEPEHYQVWGKPGIRAQLVDIKKRKLEMDFVLEGDRHSMHVLNAVSPAFTCSLPFSEYVCQQITATLK
- a CDS encoding NAD-dependent epimerase/dehydratase family protein — encoded protein: MKILITGNMGYIGPTVVKRLKASYPAVTLIGLDMGYFATCLTASHYLPECRVHTQIFADVRSVDKSILTGVDAVVYLAAISNDPMGASFEAITLDVNHRAAISLAEQARAAGAKSFVFASSCSVYGFAEGGAKTEESEVNPLTAYAKSKVGAEKDLATLASQNFAVTCLRFATACGMSERLRLDLVLNDFVASAVTAKKITILSDGTPWRPLIHIRDMARAIDWGVQRKSSAGGEFLSVNVGSDGWNYQVRDLAAAVSKAIPNVEISINQNAQPDKRSYRVSFEKFRRLAPQYQPEMNLDDAIVDLKTGLEKMGFADREFRSSHLIRLNMLKDLKLQGCLSEDLRWLPNG
- a CDS encoding methyltransferase domain-containing protein — its product is MKRTTRSKLTTRQSPKQKRSVTLRPGCACRFCGASLDKTFIDLGMSPLANSYIKADESNRMEPFYPLHVYVCSECLLVQLEEFTSPQSIFGDYAYFSSYSESWLDHAKRYVEHVRDRFALGSRHHVVEIASNDGYLLQYFVQRGVPVLGVEPAANVAAVAKKKGIPSVVKFFGVKTARELAKKNKRADLLIGNNVLAHVPNINDFVGGLKVLLKPKGVITMEFPHLMQLMAENQFDTVYHEHFSYLSLLAVERVFAKHGLTLFDVEELPTHGGSLRIYARHSKDVSKPVGSRVIELREREEQAGFGTLQHYLNFASQVETTKRKLLTFLIEAKEKGKSVVGYGAPAKGNTLLNYCGVRTDFLDYTVDRSPYKQGHLLPGVRIPIFHPDKIKETKPDYVLILPWNLRDEVMQQMSYVREWGGKFVVPIPEVKILS